AATTGGAAGTGGTATTCTTAGCCAGCTTGGGGTATTTTTAAAGAAGCTAGATATCGGCACAGGCGCCTTTATTATTACCAACAAATTTTTAAAAAACAAATATGGTTCTAAGTTAGCCAGGGTTTTGTCGAATTCGAATTTTAGCTTTCATTTTCAGGTTGTTGCCGATAGCGAGAAAAGTAAATCTATCCAAACAGCAGGCAACGTAATTAGGAATCTGTCTAAGTTTGACAAAAAGAAAAGAATTTTTATTATTGCTTTTGGCGGAGGAGTTATAGGAGATTTATCGGGTTTTGTGGCCTCAGTTTATAAGCGGGGGACTAGTTACGTGCAGATTCCGACAACTCTGCTTGCCCAGGTAGATTCTAGTATTGGCGGTAAAACCGCCCTCGATCTGGATTTGGGCAAAAACTTAGTCGGTGCAATTTATCAGCCAAGATTAGTATTTAGTGATATCGATTTTTTAATGAGTTTGGATAAAAAACAGCTCTCAAGCGGGATGGCCGAGGTTATAAAATACGCGGTGATTAAAGATAGAAGGCTTTTTAATTACCTGGAAGATAAATATAAATATATAATTGAAGGCAACCC
The genomic region above belongs to Candidatus Omnitrophota bacterium and contains:
- the aroB gene encoding 3-dehydroquinate synthase gives rise to the protein MRKAKVNLGKRTYSIIIGSGILSQLGVFLKKLDIGTGAFIITNKFLKNKYGSKLARVLSNSNFSFHFQVVADSEKSKSIQTAGNVIRNLSKFDKKKRIFIIAFGGGVIGDLSGFVASVYKRGTSYVQIPTTLLAQVDSSIGGKTALDLDLGKNLVGAIYQPRLVFSDIDFLMSLDKKQLSSGMAEVIKYAVIKDRRLFNYLEDKYKYIIEGNPNALEKIVASCSQIKAKITSSDEKEDLGQRTILNFGHTIGHAIETAGGYRKYNHGQAIGLGMIAAINLSVRLKLIDKKLSARIEDLIKLYGLPYRLKGVSIDKIIKAHYHDKKFSGKENKFVLVCGIGKTKIVRNISLDLIREAIKKL